The stretch of DNA CCGCCGAGTCCGGTTCCCCTTTGGCGGCCCACCGCGTCAATTTCATCAATAAAAATGATGCAGGGCGCATTCCGTTTTGCCTTTTTAAAGAGGTCCCGCACGCGGCTGGCTCCCACTCCCACAAACATTTCCACAAACTCGCTTCCACTGATATTAAAGAAAGGGACATCGGCTTCGCCGGCCACCGCTCGAGCGAGCAGGGTTTTACCGGTTCCCGGACCTCCCACCAGCATCACTCCTTTTGGAATTTTTGCGCCCATGGAGGTGTACTTGCTGGGGTTTTTTAAGAAATCCACAATTTCAACCAACTCTTCTTTGGCCTCTCGCACTCCGGCCACGGCATCAAAGGTTGTTTTCTCTTTTTCTTTATCGTGCAGTCGGGCGTTGGATTTACCAAACGACATGGCTTGGTTGTTGCTGCTGGCCGCTCCGCGCATCATAAAAAACAGAAAACCGATGATGAGCATGAATGGGATCACGGCGAGTCCAATATTCAGCCATACCCCCTTGCTTGAGGTGTCCACCACTTCGATTTCGAGCTTGCCCACAATGGTTTTATCCACCTCTTGAAGCAGTTCGTTCACCGTTTCTCCCGCCTCTTTGTAGGCATATTTTTGAGTGCCATCGATCAAGGTGTAGTCCATTCGAGTGTCTCGAACTTCCACCGTTTCCACCGTTCCATTTTTAATGTCCTCCGTGAATTGGCTGATGGACACTTGTTCGCTGCTCTTTTGCTCGCCCGAATTCCACATGGAATAGACTGCGGAAATGAGCAGAGTGGCTACGAGCAAGGTCACTAAAGGATTGGGTCGTTTTCTTTGAAGAATATTTGCCATGCGTGAGTTTTAAAAAGCTCGGCCATTTTACGCTGTGCGGGGGCGCGAGTAAAGCTAGCTTGGAGTGCTCAGGGGGCGGTGACCGCGAGAACCTGCTCATGTACTACACTTAGGCTGTCCTCATCAAGTGGGCCATCCACATCCCCTCCCAATTCATCTTTTGTGGGTGAAATGAGCCGTAGGGCGAACAAGGCGGCTATCTCCTCTGAGAGGTCTGTCTTCTTGAATTTCCTTTTTTCTCCCTCTGTTAATGGACATTGGTAACCGAATTGTACGCATGCTCTCAAAGCTCGATCGGTGAGGTCTTGCAGGGTTGGATTTTGTGGTGTTCTACTGAGTAGATCGGCGAGAGTGCGTAGTATTTCCCCAGCGATTTCCCTACTGTAGGATTCTCTACTTTCAAATGTATTAAGTTTTTCAGTAAGCCCCTCTAAATCTAGGTCTATCTCTTCCGCTGCAGCGTTTTCTTCGGGACCCTCCATGCTTGGGTGTGTTAAAGGATGGCATTAATAAAGACCTGAAGAGAGTGTATGTCAAGAGGCGAGGGGTTCAAATGTGCACAGTGCAGGTCAAACATTGGCATGATCAAGTAGTTTGTGCTAAAATGGAAGGATGTCAAATTCGGATTCCAGCACAGGAGTAGAAAGCACTTTAGCCGGTACCGAGGTCAAAGGTGCTAAAGAGCGTGCCCATGCACACATGGAAATAGCCCTAAGAAAGGCACTTCAAAAAGAAATGCTAGGGCTGATCACAGACGAGGAACGGGCAAAAGCATTCCGCCCGCATCGTTCAGACCCACTCTTGCCCAAAATCTTTAAATGGCGCGCTTACCATCGATTGAGAGGTGAGGGCCTCCCTTATGAAGCACCACAAAAAGCAGAATTTTCTCTACTGGAGCAGTTTGATGAAGCCTGTAAACAAGTGCTGATGACCGGCACGGCGCCGGAACTGCCAGCTGAACTCAAGGCATTGTGGGAAGGCGAAGGTGGGAACTCTGTGGCTGATCGACTGCAATGGGTCACTGGCAACTATCAACCCAGTCTTTTGCTCGAATTTTGCAGGGAAGTGGAGTCCGTACGAGAGCAAGTTAAACAACTGCAAAAAGCAAAAGCACCCAAGTTTAGCTACCGGCCACAAACCGGCTTATCGGATGAAGAGCCCATCAAACCTGAAGACATCGAAGCCAAAGTTACGCCTTTTTACGGAGGCTACTATAGGCAATATGTTTGCAAGTGGGATCCGATTCAAAAACAGATCGTTCAAGAAGAAACGGACATTCACGAATTCCAAGTTGAGACCGACGAAGCACTCAAAAAATACCACTATGAACTGTTGATTAAAAGGTCGGAGCCCATCGCACTGGAACTCCCTTATGATGCGATCCCATTGGTGGAATCTTTAGAACCTGCAACCCACCGTTTGTGTCGTTCCGAGTCGGGAACTTTTTACCTGGTGCCGAAGAGCCCAGCAGAGTTCGCCAAAGACCTTCCAAAAACCCTGAATTTTGATTTTGTACTCACCAATCTGCCGGAGAACAGACTCACAGATGGGCCAACGGATGAACCCGAAGTGCCAAGCACCACTTGGGATGAAGAAACCGCTTCATTCCTAAATACACTCCAAAGGCTACCGGGAGCCTCAGACACGCAAAAAATAAAACGGATCGAAGCTTTTGTACGAAAAAAATTCAAATATCCGGCGGATGTGAACGAACGAGACCAGATGAATTCAAATTGCGCCAGTACGACAGATCATTTTAGAGCCCTTTGTGAAGGAGGCGTTGCCGATTGTTACTGGAGCAACCTCTTTGCCGGCGCTCTCGCACAAACCCTGGGTATCCATCACCGCTTGGTTGCCGGTCGTTTTGTCACCAAAGATCCGCGCTTTGATTTCGCGGCCCTGTCAGGCACGGGACACGCCTGGGGAGAATGGTGGAATGGGCAAGAATGGGTACGAATGGAGGCCACTCCCGCCAAAGAAAAAGACGATAGGCAAGAAGAGGAAGAAGGCGAGTCTCAGGAAGGGGATTTTGGGGAGGCACAGGCTCCAGAGGAAGAAGCTCAGGAAGAACTGGAACTTGAAGAAATCCAAGGAATGTATAAAGATTTGCTCCAGCAAGCGGGCCGGATTGATCAAGCGCCAACGCCCGAAGTCCTATTCAAAGAAAAAGAAGGGATCTCGTTCCAAGAGTGGCAAAAAGTAGAACGATTCATCGAGGCGGTGAACGCCACGCCGGTTTTGGCTGAGCACAGCATCGACGGCCGGGCCTCCACACTGGGAGAGCAGTGGAGAAAACTCTTTGACCTCCTCTTCAAACGAAGAAAAGTACCAAGACCCGCCTACCGAGGGCCGGTGAGGGCCAGCGAAGGAGATGAGCTCTACGATCCAACGATGGCGGTGATCGATGTTTTAAGTGGTGAAGAGGACCCCATGGGCTTCAAACTCCCAAGTCTGAAAACAAGAGAACACATCGATATTTTGGCTTTCGAGGATGACGCGATCATGGATCTCACTACCTCCATGACGAGCGCGGGAGTGAGTGGAGCCTTGCCCGTGGAAGAGCAGAAAAAGATGATTCTGGCCGGCCTCTACAACCTTATGAAACTCAATGATCGACTCCATCTGGATGCCAATCGTAGAGCCATGTGCCATCCGCTCACTTTGCGGAGTCACTTGCAAGCCTTCAAAGGTAAAGAAACGGTGGAACTCTTACACAATCCAAGCAAAGCTTTGGATAAAAAAGCGCTGGCTCGACTCTTCCAAGCATTGGATCAAACCCAAACTGGAGCTGGAGATCTATTGGGAGCCCTTCAAAATTATGAAGCCTCGCTCAAACCCGAAACTCTTCAAAAAATCAAAGACAAAAAACTCCTCAAAGTCCTCACCATTGTTTCCGATGGAGAAGTGGCGAATCAAGCGGAATGTGTACAAATAGTCGCTCAACTACGAGAAAAAGGCATCGTGGTGCAGGGAATTGGATTTGGAGCGCAAGCTCAGTCCATCCGTGTGCTCTGCCACGACGAGGCGCACAAAGATTCCGCAGTGGTCATTGAAGATGTGCGGCAGGCCTCGTTCACCCGTCATCGTCTTCTCGTTCAGCACTTGAGAAAACTCTGATTTTCAGGTAGAATAAAAGGAATACAAAACCATGGCAAAAAGAAAACCCACTCTTCCCGGAGCACCCTACGAGCAAAGACAAGTTCCTGGAACAAACGCCGAATCCTGGCGAGCCCACTTGGCAAATGGAGAAAGTGCCGAATCTATACCTGAAGGCGAAGTCACTGCCTTCACGCATGCTCACGGTTTGCAGGTGCTAAGACTCCTTTCGGAATATTACGCCGTGGGTGATGAAACGCTTGCCGGTACAGATTATAGAGTGCCCGCAAAACAAGGCTCGGATGCGCTTCTTGAGACACTTCGAGAGGATGCGGAGCCCACAAGCTCCACGGAAAACCCGCTCACTCGCAAAGACGCTGTACGGCGTGAACTCATGGGACTCTTGGGTTTGCCCGGAGCGGATCAGGTATTTTTTGAGGTCTTGGAAGCGGAAGGAAATCGTTTCAGAGCGGCACTCCCCATACTCAAACAAAAAGCCAAACTGGATGAACTCATACACTTGGCTCGAAATAAACAAACAGCGCTCTATCAAAAAGATCGAGCAGATTACGGCACCCTTCAGGCCACTACCGAAGCCAATATCGGCGCACTGGAAGGTGGGGTAACACAAGCCAAAGAGGATTTCGCAACGAAGACAAGAAGCTTGCCCGAACAAAGCCGGGGTTGGCTCCTCACTCAGGAGCTTTTGGGCTACAAAAATCAAATGGATACAAACGGAGGCTTTGCCCTCACACCGAGTCGGCAGAAAATGATCGATCGTATGCTTCAGGCCATGCTACATGGAGAAAAGGTTCTTGCACTCGGTTCTACGGGAACGGGTAAAACGGAACTCGCCATCGCGGTGGCCAAAATCGCTTCGGGTGGCAAAGAACCGATAGTCGTGGAAGTGCACGAAAATATGACGGTGGCAGACCTGATGGGCCGTTTGGGGATTAAAGCAGTGGGCACGGCTCAGATGGAAACGGAACTCGTCGAAGGCCCAATCCTGCAGGCAAAACGGGAACACCGAGTGCTTATTTTAGACGAAAAAACCACCGGCCCCAATCGTCTTTTTATGGGGATCAAGGCGACTTTAAACAAACTGGAAAGAGACAGAAGCTTTCCTGGACTTATTGCCACGGGGAACATCAAAGATGAGCGCACCAGAGATCGTGAAGAAACGGATCCCGCGGTGCTCCGTATGTACAGAGCAGCGATTCAAGTGCCTTACATGAGCGAGGAAGAACACTATAAAGTGGTGCTGGCTCAGCTCATGGATCCGACTGGCCTTTTGCCCTTCCCAAAAACCGAACTGCTTTTTTTAAGAAAGTTGACGAAAGCCGGTAGACTCATGCAGATGTGTCACGATCGGTCGGTTGGAGCACTCACAACAGACTTGCCCGAAGCAAATCGAAAAATGCTCGCGGACTGTTTTGGAGGCGAACTGGATCAGATCCACTTGGATAAAAACTTCTTGGACACGGGAACGCTCCTTTCTCTTTTTAAAGGCTGGTCCAATGAGCGAGCAAAAGGAAAGCCCTTCAAGGCCTACTTGAAAGACGAACTGGTCAACTTTTTAGACAGCGCCAAATTCAGCATGGATGAAGATGAACGCAAACTGGCACGGACGATTATGGAACTCACGGGCGTGCTCAGTGGGGGTGAGCCGGATGGGCCGAAGGTGGTTTCAAACGAAAATCCCTACCTACTCCCATCCGAAGTGGGGGAATTGTTTTCACTTGCTCCTTCAGATGATGATCCCCGTGGAAAGGGAAAATCTGGAGGTGAGGATGACACTCCCAAGCCTCCAGAAGACGACCCCATTCCCCCCGAACTCACCCGTGAAAACTTCGAATGGGTAGAGAACAAGCTACGGGTGGACTATTATTTTTCCAAAGAAGCCATTGAAAAACACTTCTTAAGAGAAGGAGACCGCCCCGTGCCCGCCAAGGCTGATATTATAGACGCCGTACGCGAAAAGCTTACCAATGCTCAGGTCAATCACCTGCGAGCCTTGGAAGTGGCCGGCCGTGAGATCCGTTTTTTTCTCACCCCTATGGTCTCCGGAGCTCGTTTCAAAGAAGTGCTGAGCAAACCAGAGTTAATGCCTTTCTTTCAGCACCAAGGTGGCCAAGTGGATCCTTTTATGCATAGCAACTATGAAGTAGCAATCAACGCCTGTCGTACACCAAACTCACGGCAAACGGAATCCATCACGGAATATGCCTGGACATTGGGAGATTCTTCAGATGACTCCACGGCCAAAGCAGGTGATCCTGACGATTCTTACAATCAGGCCGATCACATGACACTGGGGTTTCGAAGCGATGCTTTCAACACTCACCATCAGGTTTGGAAAACTGGCCTTTCCAGTATGGACAGCGCGGAATACGCCATGCTCCAGGTTTTGAAGGCAATGGAAGGTAAGTACTGTGACGATATCAATAGAGAGCTCACTAGTAGCGATGGAACCCTTGGCACCTACACGGTTTTACCGGCAAAGAATGATGGAATCACCGGCAAAGCTACTATGCATAGGAACGGAAATACTGTGTGCCTGGGCTTTCTAGATTCAGGCAGTGGTCGTCAGAGGCTGGACTTGAGCGAAGAGCCTCTGAGCACTCGGGGTCGTAAGGCGCGTCTTCGTTCCCGGGTAATGCATAAAATTTAGCCCACAAATCTTGGGAGGGGGGCTTACTGCAGTTTTGCCCGTTCTTTGGTGAGGAGGAGGAATTTTTGGCCTTTTTTGCCGAGAGGGTCCCATTCGGTTTTTTTGCGGGGATCCAGGGTGCGGATGGCTTCGTCCCAACGGTCTAAGGTGGCGTTGTCGGGGATGCGTTTGCCCGTGCTTTCCAAGTACCAGAGTTCCAAGACTGTGGTGCGGGTTGGATAGGGGAGTTTGGTGAAGGCGCTTCGGTGAAGGCCTTCTTTGGGGTCCAGATTTTCTTCCATAAATGTGAGGGCTTCTTTTTCGAGCATCACTTGAAGTTCATTCCAATAATGCTTCTGTTTTTGCCAACGGTCGGCCAGGCCAGGGTACACATGATTGAGCACGGGGATGATTTTGTGACGGAGGAAGTTGCGCATGTAGCGCTCGTCTTCGTTGGTGGGGTCGTTGCGGTAGGGGATTTGGTGAGCTTCGGCGTACGCGTTGATCTCGCTGCGGGAAGTGTAGAGGAGTGGACGGACCAATTTCCCGCGCACGGGAGCCATACCGGCCAAGCCTTTAACACGGGTTCCACGGAGCACATGGAGGAGCATGGTTTCAAAATCGTCGTCTTGGTGGTGGGCGGTGAAAATGAAATCGGCGTGGTGTTTTTTAAACAGTTTTTCAAAAAATTCGTAGCGTTTTTCTCGGCCCCATTCTTCGATATTGCCGGTTTCGGGCGGGCGGGGTTTAAAAAATTCACAGGAAAGTTCCCATCGTTGCATCATTCCTTTGGTGAAAGCAGCATCGTCTTCGGCGGAGGGTCTGAGACCGTGATTGACATGGGCGGGGATGACTTTAAGATCCGGGCGCTGGTGGATGAGTGCGTGCACCAAAGCCATCGAGTCTCGGCCCCCCGAAACGCCCACAATAACCGTGGATTCTTTGGGGACCGACTTTAAGTCGAGTTTGAGTTTCATTAGATGGGGTCGGCTCAGGTTGGATTTGTACTGAGACGAGCGGCGAGCACCATATTATCATCATTCGCCATTTTATTGCGAATAGTTACAGAACATTTTGTGCATTCGTGCAAGAGAATCCACCCTTTTTTGCCCGACTGCGTCACGCCAATTGGCTTCATTAAGCCCTTGCAGTTTGAGGCGCGGTCGCCCGGGAATGCGGCATCCACATGCAAGGAATAGAGGCACTCGGTGCAGTGGTTGCGGCAGCTGCCCCTTTGAGGAGCGACCGCGCTGCCACAGTTTCCGCATTGAAAACCTTCGTTGATAACAGTAAAATTCATCCGATCTATATTACACGCCTCCGTTCAAAATGGATACTCCTTACGAAGCCCCTCGGGGCCGACTTCTGTCAACGCTGGCTTTCTTCCTTTTTGTGCTCACCGCGCTCTTTGTTTTATTTTTGTTTTTTCAGCAATTGAGCCTTAAGGGAGCTGTCCGTGATTTGGACGCGCGAAAGGTGGAAGTGGAGGCTCAAATGGAAGAGCTCCGTGCGCAGGAGATTGAAGAACTTTTTGTTGCCGAACAACTACGGGATCGTCTGGAAGCAGACACCGTGCTTTGGTCCAAAGTGGTCCGTTCTCTTCAAGATTTGACGCCGGTGACTGTTTTTTTGACTTCTTATAGCTTGAGTGAACTGGGAGAGGTGCAGGTGAGTGGACTTGGAGATAGTTTTGGATCGGTGGCGGATGCGATTTTAAGTTTGGAAAAATCGCCCGATTTTTTACATGTTTTTGTACCGTCTGTGACTGCGGGAAAAACTTCCGATGGTCAGCCGGTGGTGTCTTTTACTCTTCAACTTGACCTCCTTCCTCAGTGAAATCCAACTCTTTTTCTCAACTCGTTTCCATTGTTCTGCTCTTCCTTATTCTGGTGTGCAGTGTGGTTTTTGTTTTGCCCATGCGCAAAAAAGTGGAGGAACTTCGAGCCAGCCGGGATCTTAGGGTCACCGAGGTGGAAGCTTTGGAGGGTGACTACACCGAACTCAAGGCGCTTTCCGAGGAAGTGGTGAAGAGCGAGAGCACTCGAGAGGCTTTGAAGACCGCCGTTCCCGTGGGGTACGACCAGGATGCTTTGCTTTTGGAACTTTCCGAACTTGCCAAGGACTTGGGCTTTGCCTTGAACGCGGTGAACTTTTCGGACTCGGTGAGCCAGGATTATGGAAAGACGATTGGAATTTCCGCAAACTTTACCGGGACTTATGAGGATT from Candidatus Gracilibacteria bacterium encodes:
- a CDS encoding transglutaminase-like domain-containing protein, whose translation is MSNSDSSTGVESTLAGTEVKGAKERAHAHMEIALRKALQKEMLGLITDEERAKAFRPHRSDPLLPKIFKWRAYHRLRGEGLPYEAPQKAEFSLLEQFDEACKQVLMTGTAPELPAELKALWEGEGGNSVADRLQWVTGNYQPSLLLEFCREVESVREQVKQLQKAKAPKFSYRPQTGLSDEEPIKPEDIEAKVTPFYGGYYRQYVCKWDPIQKQIVQEETDIHEFQVETDEALKKYHYELLIKRSEPIALELPYDAIPLVESLEPATHRLCRSESGTFYLVPKSPAEFAKDLPKTLNFDFVLTNLPENRLTDGPTDEPEVPSTTWDEETASFLNTLQRLPGASDTQKIKRIEAFVRKKFKYPADVNERDQMNSNCASTTDHFRALCEGGVADCYWSNLFAGALAQTLGIHHRLVAGRFVTKDPRFDFAALSGTGHAWGEWWNGQEWVRMEATPAKEKDDRQEEEEGESQEGDFGEAQAPEEEAQEELELEEIQGMYKDLLQQAGRIDQAPTPEVLFKEKEGISFQEWQKVERFIEAVNATPVLAEHSIDGRASTLGEQWRKLFDLLFKRRKVPRPAYRGPVRASEGDELYDPTMAVIDVLSGEEDPMGFKLPSLKTREHIDILAFEDDAIMDLTTSMTSAGVSGALPVEEQKKMILAGLYNLMKLNDRLHLDANRRAMCHPLTLRSHLQAFKGKETVELLHNPSKALDKKALARLFQALDQTQTGAGDLLGALQNYEASLKPETLQKIKDKKLLKVLTIVSDGEVANQAECVQIVAQLREKGIVVQGIGFGAQAQSIRVLCHDEAHKDSAVVIEDVRQASFTRHRLLVQHLRKLGFSGRIKGIQNHGKKKTHSSRSTLRAKTSSWNKRRILASPLGKWRKCRIYTGRRSHCLHACSRFAGAKTPFGILRRGGGNACRYRL
- a CDS encoding AAA family ATPase, which translates into the protein MLRLLSEYYAVGDETLAGTDYRVPAKQGSDALLETLREDAEPTSSTENPLTRKDAVRRELMGLLGLPGADQVFFEVLEAEGNRFRAALPILKQKAKLDELIHLARNKQTALYQKDRADYGTLQATTEANIGALEGGVTQAKEDFATKTRSLPEQSRGWLLTQELLGYKNQMDTNGGFALTPSRQKMIDRMLQAMLHGEKVLALGSTGTGKTELAIAVAKIASGGKEPIVVEVHENMTVADLMGRLGIKAVGTAQMETELVEGPILQAKREHRVLILDEKTTGPNRLFMGIKATLNKLERDRSFPGLIATGNIKDERTRDREETDPAVLRMYRAAIQVPYMSEEEHYKVVLAQLMDPTGLLPFPKTELLFLRKLTKAGRLMQMCHDRSVGALTTDLPEANRKMLADCFGGELDQIHLDKNFLDTGTLLSLFKGWSNERAKGKPFKAYLKDELVNFLDSAKFSMDEDERKLARTIMELTGVLSGGEPDGPKVVSNENPYLLPSEVGELFSLAPSDDDPRGKGKSGGEDDTPKPPEDDPIPPELTRENFEWVENKLRVDYYFSKEAIEKHFLREGDRPVPAKADIIDAVREKLTNAQVNHLRALEVAGREIRFFLTPMVSGARFKEVLSKPELMPFFQHQGGQVDPFMHSNYEVAINACRTPNSRQTESITEYAWTLGDSSDDSTAKAGDPDDSYNQADHMTLGFRSDAFNTHHQVWKTGLSSMDSAEYAMLQVLKAMEGKYCDDINRELTSSDGTLGTYTVLPAKNDGITGKATMHRNGNTVCLGFLDSGSGRQRLDLSEEPLSTRGRKARLRSRVMHKI
- the tilS gene encoding tRNA lysidine(34) synthetase TilS, translating into MKLKLDLKSVPKESTVIVGVSGGRDSMALVHALIHQRPDLKVIPAHVNHGLRPSAEDDAAFTKGMMQRWELSCEFFKPRPPETGNIEEWGREKRYEFFEKLFKKHHADFIFTAHHQDDDFETMLLHVLRGTRVKGLAGMAPVRGKLVRPLLYTSRSEINAYAEAHQIPYRNDPTNEDERYMRNFLRHKIIPVLNHVYPGLADRWQKQKHYWNELQVMLEKEALTFMEENLDPKEGLHRSAFTKLPYPTRTTVLELWYLESTGKRIPDNATLDRWDEAIRTLDPRKKTEWDPLGKKGQKFLLLTKERAKLQ
- a CDS encoding RNHCP domain-containing protein, producing the protein MNFTVINEGFQCGNCGSAVAPQRGSCRNHCTECLYSLHVDAAFPGDRASNCKGLMKPIGVTQSGKKGWILLHECTKCSVTIRNKMANDDNMVLAARLSTNPTGADPI
- the pilO gene encoding type 4a pilus biogenesis protein PilO, producing MKSNSFSQLVSIVLLFLILVCSVVFVLPMRKKVEELRASRDLRVTEVEALEGDYTELKALSEEVVKSESTREALKTAVPVGYDQDALLLELSELAKDLGFALNAVNFSDSVSQDYGKTIGISANFTGTYEDLVGFLQKLEGADRLLRVTNMSVQRVSSADISFSVNIEAYYQ